The Vicinamibacteria bacterium genome contains a region encoding:
- a CDS encoding GGDEF domain-containing phosphodiesterase — translation MSLARPAVIGNVFEAAERAQSSAESVSVRAAREPIRCYREHADEIHEMLAENRCLALLYVEASNLAQIEHDYGDLIHDQVRSLLTNLMLNKPSEFRRDDLVTVSEPGGDTFLVFLSGAAELEAMAERIHADLTRHLSRMTSPYLKGKFKVAVGYGLVLHNPLINEERLVLQLIDEARTMSRYQEYRLAAKSKELLQRIILNEDVRTVFQPILDLTSLETIGFEALTRGPRAARYESPQVMFDLASDANLQFELDRLCRRRAFSNASRLKQGHKLFVNLLPTTLRDPEFQGERIVGLLDQKGLSPSGIVLEITERLAIENYDLFLDAMKTFTDMGFSIAIDDMGAGYSGLEKIVRLNPRYLKFDLMMVRDIHTSFVKREMLKAIQALSTNIGADVIAEGVERVEELHTLLELGIPYGQGYLFARPQERLVEPSLGHQTIPEVPGLIVD, via the coding sequence GTGAGCCTTGCCAGGCCCGCCGTGATCGGCAATGTCTTCGAGGCGGCGGAACGCGCGCAGTCTTCCGCAGAGTCCGTAAGCGTACGCGCCGCGCGAGAGCCCATTCGGTGTTACCGGGAGCATGCCGACGAAATTCACGAGATGCTCGCCGAGAATCGATGCCTCGCCCTTCTCTACGTCGAGGCATCCAATCTCGCCCAGATCGAGCACGACTACGGAGATCTCATTCACGACCAGGTCCGAAGTCTCCTCACCAACCTCATGCTCAACAAGCCCTCCGAATTCCGTCGCGACGATCTCGTCACCGTCAGCGAGCCCGGGGGGGATACGTTTCTCGTGTTCTTGTCGGGCGCGGCGGAGCTCGAGGCGATGGCCGAGCGGATTCACGCCGACTTGACGCGGCACCTGTCGCGGATGACCAGCCCCTATCTGAAGGGGAAGTTCAAGGTCGCGGTCGGCTACGGCCTGGTGCTACACAATCCGCTCATCAACGAGGAACGACTCGTGCTCCAGCTCATCGACGAGGCACGAACGATGTCAAGATACCAGGAATACCGCCTCGCGGCCAAGAGCAAGGAGCTCCTTCAGAGGATTATCCTCAACGAGGACGTCCGCACGGTCTTCCAGCCGATTCTGGACTTGACGTCTCTCGAAACGATCGGTTTCGAGGCGCTGACGCGCGGCCCCCGGGCCGCGCGCTACGAGAGCCCTCAGGTCATGTTCGACCTGGCCAGCGATGCGAATCTACAGTTCGAGCTGGACCGACTCTGCCGCCGCCGCGCCTTCAGCAATGCCTCGCGTCTCAAACAAGGGCACAAGCTCTTCGTGAATCTGTTACCGACGACCCTTCGCGACCCCGAGTTCCAGGGAGAGCGGATCGTCGGGTTGCTCGACCAGAAGGGGCTCTCCCCTTCAGGAATCGTACTGGAGATTACCGAGCGGCTGGCGATCGAGAACTACGACCTGTTTCTCGACGCGATGAAGACGTTCACCGACATGGGATTCTCCATCGCCATCGACGACATGGGTGCCGGCTACTCAGGCCTGGAGAAGATCGTCCGCCTCAACCCCCGGTACCTGAAGTTCGACTTGATGATGGTGCGCGACATCCATACCAGCTTCGTGAAGCGCGAAATGCTAAAAGCGATCCAAGCACTCTCGACCAATATTGGTGCCGATGTCATCGCCGAGGGAGTCGAGCGAGTCGAAGAGCTCCACACGCTCCTCGAGCTCGGGATTCCCTACGGGCAGGGTTACCTCTTTGCCCGGCCCCAGGAGCGTCTCGTCGAGCCGAGCTTGGGGCACCAAACGATCCCCGAGGTACCGGGCCTCATCGTCGATTAG
- a CDS encoding ATP-binding protein has translation MERFGSWKIGLVIITSTLLLACALHNIREKNRFELLDDGVFWDEQAGRVYAKRIDPNGPGDRAGLQPGDILVLIEDEPVERAAAVREALDASRAGQLLRYQILREDTREALALTVTPLPTGNVPAYYFLAAVGIFCLAVGTVVYVRRRGEAATAHFYMLCLFWFLAYGFSFTGELDGWDRAFFSMELSGLLFFPPIFLHFALCFPDKKTLVIRHPWILWAIYAPSAILLYLSLAAGVAFFSPLAWGDRFLIDAHDFLDRILPTFVAVMSVSALIAFVDTQRNATRITVKKQTKWIVWGTALGVLPFALFYAIPYLLGVAPGLTMQLSVVPLALIPLSFAYAIVKYRLMDVEVLFKRGMVFTLATAAVGSLYLAIFLAGAHYMVGDEHSTILAVLAALIVVLVFTPIKSRIQVGIDRLFYRERYDYRRALMALSRDLNSHLDLDRLSSRLVDRIGDTFEVDKVALLAASSEEGLAVQAGRGLSESEWRSTRLSEGSSLYRRLSEGEAVYSGETELGTANGAFESLDISGLSYAIPCCSHGKVVGVILLGRRWDESSLTSEDMDLLVMLSAQAATALENASLYRSLQRKASEFEALKEHSENTIESLETGILVVDLEGTVVRWNRALEKFYGLPRDRALGRSFNDIFPEPLREALRSSMGADWWKTAETSGIARLNLQNMRQEKKVVKLQVAPFLTSDERPEGTIVIFEDITLRVELETQLQLREKMASLGLLAAGVAHEINTPLTGISSFTQMLRDQTTESDPRSELLHKIERQTERASKIVNNLLNFARQGRSSLVPVKLNDVVRDVLSLLEHQLTRARIKVRLDLGEDLADVLGDENKLQQVFLNLILNAQDAMPSGGWLSIRTATEGDNVSVSVSDTGLGIRQEDVKRIYDPFFTTKRAGASGTGLGLSITYGIIQEHSGQIAVESAVDQGTSFRLLLPTHNRVRAPGADDLVRANRTAGVSKHV, from the coding sequence ATGGAGCGTTTCGGTTCGTGGAAGATCGGCCTCGTGATCATCACGAGCACTCTTCTGCTTGCCTGCGCGCTCCATAACATTCGCGAAAAGAACCGCTTCGAGCTCCTCGACGACGGCGTTTTCTGGGACGAGCAGGCGGGCCGCGTGTACGCCAAACGCATCGATCCCAACGGTCCGGGGGATCGAGCGGGCCTGCAACCAGGCGACATTCTCGTTCTGATCGAAGACGAGCCGGTCGAGCGAGCCGCCGCCGTCCGAGAAGCTCTCGACGCTTCCCGTGCGGGTCAGCTGCTCCGGTACCAGATTCTGAGGGAGGATACCCGCGAGGCGCTGGCCTTGACCGTCACCCCTCTTCCCACGGGAAACGTCCCCGCGTACTACTTCCTCGCCGCGGTGGGGATCTTCTGTCTGGCGGTGGGGACGGTCGTCTACGTTCGCCGGAGGGGCGAAGCGGCGACCGCCCACTTCTACATGCTCTGCCTGTTCTGGTTTCTCGCCTACGGGTTCTCCTTCACCGGCGAGCTCGACGGGTGGGACCGCGCGTTCTTCTCGATGGAGCTTTCGGGATTGTTGTTCTTCCCGCCCATCTTTCTGCATTTCGCTCTGTGCTTTCCCGACAAGAAGACTCTCGTAATCAGGCACCCATGGATCCTCTGGGCAATCTATGCGCCGTCGGCGATCCTGCTCTATTTGAGCCTGGCCGCGGGGGTTGCGTTCTTCTCTCCGCTCGCCTGGGGGGATCGGTTCCTCATCGATGCCCACGACTTCCTCGATCGGATCCTGCCCACCTTCGTCGCGGTCATGTCGGTCTCGGCTCTGATCGCGTTCGTCGACACCCAGCGCAATGCGACACGCATCACGGTAAAGAAGCAGACTAAATGGATCGTGTGGGGCACCGCCCTGGGAGTGCTTCCCTTCGCCCTGTTCTACGCGATTCCCTATCTCCTCGGAGTGGCGCCCGGGCTCACGATGCAACTTTCGGTCGTCCCCCTGGCGCTCATCCCGCTTTCCTTCGCCTATGCCATCGTCAAGTACCGCCTGATGGACGTGGAGGTGCTGTTCAAACGCGGCATGGTCTTCACCCTCGCGACCGCGGCCGTGGGCAGTCTCTATCTGGCGATCTTCCTCGCGGGCGCCCACTACATGGTGGGCGACGAGCACTCCACGATCTTGGCGGTACTCGCGGCGCTCATCGTGGTTCTGGTGTTCACGCCAATCAAGAGCCGAATTCAGGTCGGTATCGACCGGCTCTTCTATCGGGAGCGCTACGACTACCGGCGCGCGCTCATGGCGCTCTCGAGAGACCTCAACTCCCACCTCGACCTCGATCGGCTCTCCTCGAGGCTCGTCGATCGCATCGGAGACACTTTCGAGGTGGACAAGGTGGCGCTTCTCGCGGCGTCTTCCGAAGAGGGCCTCGCGGTTCAAGCGGGACGGGGGCTCAGCGAGAGCGAGTGGCGGAGCACGAGGCTTTCGGAAGGGTCTTCGCTCTACCGGCGGCTGTCGGAGGGCGAAGCGGTCTATTCGGGCGAGACGGAGCTGGGCACGGCGAACGGAGCCTTCGAGAGCCTCGATATCTCCGGACTTTCCTACGCGATTCCCTGCTGCTCGCACGGCAAGGTGGTCGGCGTGATCCTGCTGGGTCGGAGGTGGGACGAGAGCTCGCTCACGAGCGAGGACATGGATCTGCTCGTCATGCTTTCGGCGCAGGCCGCCACCGCGCTCGAGAACGCGAGTTTGTATCGCTCGCTCCAGCGTAAAGCGAGCGAGTTCGAGGCCCTGAAGGAGCATAGCGAGAACACCATCGAGTCTCTGGAGACCGGAATCCTCGTGGTCGATCTCGAGGGCACCGTGGTTCGCTGGAACCGCGCGCTGGAGAAATTCTACGGACTGCCGCGGGATCGGGCGCTCGGGAGGAGCTTCAACGACATCTTCCCCGAGCCGCTGCGCGAGGCGTTGAGATCTTCGATGGGCGCGGATTGGTGGAAGACGGCGGAGACGAGCGGCATCGCGCGTCTCAACCTGCAGAACATGCGCCAGGAGAAGAAGGTCGTCAAGCTACAGGTAGCTCCCTTCCTCACCAGCGACGAACGGCCGGAAGGAACGATCGTCATTTTCGAAGACATCACCCTGAGGGTCGAGCTCGAGACCCAGCTGCAACTTCGCGAGAAGATGGCTTCTCTCGGTCTCCTCGCCGCCGGTGTCGCCCACGAGATCAACACCCCCCTCACGGGAATCAGCAGCTTCACTCAAATGCTCCGGGACCAGACGACCGAGTCCGATCCCCGGTCCGAGCTTCTTCACAAGATCGAGCGCCAAACGGAGCGCGCCTCGAAGATCGTCAACAATCTGCTCAATTTCGCGCGGCAGGGCCGATCCAGTCTCGTCCCCGTCAAGCTGAACGACGTGGTGCGCGACGTTCTGTCGCTGCTGGAGCACCAGCTCACTCGAGCGCGGATCAAGGTCCGGCTGGATCTCGGCGAGGATCTCGCCGACGTGCTCGGAGACGAGAACAAACTTCAACAAGTCTTCCTGAACCTGATCTTGAATGCTCAGGATGCCATGCCATCCGGGGGGTGGCTGAGCATTCGAACCGCGACCGAAGGGGACAATGTGTCGGTGTCCGTATCGGATACCGGTCTCGGAATCCGCCAGGAGGATGTCAAGCGGATCTACGATCCGTTCTTCACGACGAAGCGGGCCGGGGCGAGTGGGACCGGTCTCGGACTCTCCATCACTTACGGGATCATCCAGGAGCATTCGGGGCAGATCGCAGTGGAGAGCGCCGTCGACCAGGGAACGAGCTTCCGTTTGCTTCTCCCGACTCACAACCGAGTCCGGGCTCCCGGTGCCGATGACCTCGTGCGGGCGAACCGCACGGCCGGCGTGTCGAAGCATGTCTGA
- a CDS encoding ABC transporter permease yields MRLAPVALVAKFSFEQLLWSPRTLAALLVAAAPAGLASAYRVALSLGYSEAPTAFETFSVVTAAVGFQFVAPMLALFYASGVILDDLEAGTLPYLATRPLTRTELLSGKMLGSLTLCLVLFLPSIVLAYYVALSAEGLDAIGARFGSLVLDLLAGVLGIAAYHGLFAMLGTLVSRPLLVGLFFVFGWQAGATFVPGSARYLTITHYLYALVSQENLSAASRVFGQRPGVGLALLALMAIIAVTHGVSLWRFGHREL; encoded by the coding sequence GTGAGACTGGCTCCGGTCGCGCTCGTGGCGAAGTTCTCGTTCGAGCAGCTCCTATGGTCTCCTCGCACGCTCGCCGCTCTGCTCGTCGCCGCGGCGCCAGCGGGTCTCGCGAGTGCCTATCGAGTGGCTCTGTCGCTCGGTTACTCGGAAGCGCCCACGGCCTTTGAAACGTTCTCCGTGGTCACGGCAGCCGTCGGCTTTCAGTTCGTCGCACCGATGCTCGCCCTGTTCTATGCCAGCGGTGTCATCCTGGACGATCTCGAGGCGGGAACGTTGCCCTACCTCGCGACTCGGCCGCTGACGCGGACCGAGCTCCTCTCGGGAAAGATGCTCGGAAGCCTCACTCTGTGCCTCGTACTGTTCCTCCCCTCGATCGTTCTGGCATATTACGTCGCCCTTTCGGCAGAAGGTCTCGACGCAATCGGAGCTCGATTTGGAAGTCTCGTCCTCGATCTCCTGGCGGGAGTGTTGGGAATCGCGGCCTACCACGGACTTTTCGCGATGCTCGGCACTCTGGTCTCGAGGCCTCTCCTGGTGGGGCTGTTCTTCGTATTCGGATGGCAGGCGGGCGCCACCTTCGTGCCCGGCTCGGCTCGCTACCTGACGATTACCCATTATCTCTATGCGCTCGTATCTCAGGAGAACCTGTCGGCCGCGAGTCGGGTCTTCGGACAGCGTCCGGGTGTCGGCCTCGCCCTTTTGGCGTTGATGGCCATTATCGCGGTCACTCACGGAGTCTCCCTCTGGCGATTCGGCCACAGGGAGCTGTGA
- a CDS encoding cyclic nucleotide-binding domain-containing protein: protein MLSLMEIILALKRTPMFQGVPGEGLKRLSDFIQEKTVRAGEVIFREDELGEEMYIVRSGRVSVHQEVKGGRVSLLVVETGGYFGEMAIIDDLPRSASATAEVDTSLFVLHKTDFRSAVQDYPDIAFEILREFSRRLRHADRRHRELMDEANAVSTIRAKEDRSGKSEP, encoded by the coding sequence ATGCTGTCCTTGATGGAGATCATCCTCGCGCTCAAGAGGACTCCAATGTTCCAGGGAGTGCCCGGTGAGGGATTGAAGCGATTGTCCGATTTCATCCAGGAGAAGACCGTCCGGGCCGGCGAAGTGATTTTCCGGGAGGACGAGCTCGGCGAGGAGATGTACATCGTGCGGTCCGGCCGGGTCAGCGTACATCAGGAGGTAAAGGGGGGACGCGTGTCGTTGCTCGTAGTGGAGACGGGAGGCTACTTCGGCGAAATGGCGATCATCGACGACCTTCCACGCTCCGCCTCGGCGACGGCCGAAGTCGACACCAGCCTGTTCGTTCTTCACAAGACCGACTTCCGCTCGGCCGTCCAGGACTACCCGGACATCGCCTTCGAGATCCTGCGTGAGTTCAGCAGACGGTTGCGGCACGCCGACCGCCGGCACCGCGAGCTGATGGACGAAGCCAATGCCGTTTCGACGATTCGAGCCAAAGAGGACCGTTCGGGAAAATCCGAGCCCTGA
- a CDS encoding ABC transporter ATP-binding protein, producing the protein MSVIELRRVSRWYGSALGLRRVDLDFDPGVTALLGPNGAGKSTLIRIVAGLLRPSSGAVSVAGEAPFANSRVFERLGVVLEEGELRPQARISVSDWLVFLLRLNGFAEARARELATSRLSELGLLEAQDRSVTTLSRGMKQRLRLAQAAAHDPDLLLLDEPLSGLDPLGRHEVIEWLRAQGERGKTIVVSSHILHEVELMTQNVVLMAEGTVLASGNLREIRALIDSHPHRIAIRTPSPRALARRLLEAPAVLSIEFSEQLGRLELETNDPESFYAFVSALVLEENAVVDEIQSADDDLESVFRYLVGP; encoded by the coding sequence GTGAGCGTCATCGAGCTTCGTCGGGTCTCGCGCTGGTATGGAAGTGCCCTCGGACTGAGGCGAGTCGACCTCGATTTCGATCCGGGGGTAACCGCTCTGCTGGGCCCGAACGGCGCGGGCAAGTCGACGCTGATCCGAATCGTGGCCGGGCTTCTTCGGCCGAGCTCGGGCGCGGTCTCGGTGGCCGGAGAAGCACCTTTCGCGAACTCGCGAGTGTTCGAACGGCTCGGCGTCGTTCTCGAGGAGGGAGAGCTGCGACCGCAAGCCCGAATCAGCGTCTCGGATTGGCTCGTCTTTCTCCTGAGGCTCAACGGCTTCGCCGAAGCCCGGGCCCGAGAGCTCGCGACGAGCCGCCTCTCCGAGCTCGGCTTGCTCGAGGCGCAAGATCGCAGCGTGACCACCCTCAGCCGGGGAATGAAGCAGAGGCTGCGGCTCGCGCAGGCCGCCGCCCACGATCCCGATCTGCTCTTGCTCGACGAGCCCTTGAGCGGCCTCGACCCCCTGGGCCGGCACGAGGTGATCGAGTGGCTGAGAGCTCAGGGCGAAAGAGGAAAGACAATCGTGGTCTCGAGCCACATCCTCCATGAGGTCGAGCTCATGACCCAGAACGTCGTGCTCATGGCCGAAGGCACCGTGCTCGCGAGCGGGAACCTCCGTGAGATCCGAGCGCTGATCGATTCCCACCCCCACCGCATCGCGATCCGGACACCGTCCCCCCGCGCGCTTGCACGGCGGCTGCTCGAGGCACCGGCGGTGCTATCGATCGAGTTCTCCGAGCAGCTCGGACGGCTCGAGCTCGAGACCAACGATCCCGAGAGCTTCTACGCTTTCGTCTCCGCCCTCGTCCTCGAGGAGAACGCCGTGGTCGACGAGATCCAGTCGGCCGACGACGATCTGGAATCCGTGTTTCGCTACCTGGTTGGCCCGTGA
- a CDS encoding carboxypeptidase regulatory-like domain-containing protein, with translation MTAARKVLMASLIGLALSATALAETESPVTELAGFVGDEQGQPLVGAIVSLFGHNLVLGARTAITDEEGRFSLAGIPPGLYRLRAYLQGFFPSPFTKVVVEEGAEEVGSILMSLSSTQDEPTVHVEANEERTLAELKWILQHADRNILREEDRWIPVTTLETRGDSYEPAFSFSGELGVRAADFEQGLSEFPGAGAGLDARLAYARLFIPTGGDGHWFVSAQLLESALSSWAGRAEYVTGELSGHRVAGGVSYGNYLYGDVQGFRPPEAGLIKGVSTTGTTEWFGSLYASDTFLLGSTSVSTNLSYQHFDYLDTSGYWSPRIEVTRPILGETTVLRGKVDYHIQAPGGEDIGLLSQVAYSDVYGPVPANRGLRAERTARFEVGLEQQLSERTRVAVRLFEEDAEAQLVKTFTESGAGSGGGHFRVSNRGDFQTRGIGVSLFQNLGEMEGTVGYTFGRAQSLSTLPGDEAFGFASGEDIHDVTTTLATSIERTRTRLHAAYRVIAHPKIATLRKGFTPGRELDTRFSVQVYQLLPFVGWNGTRWELMVAVRNLFYEDLEKSSLLDEFAVIDAPRRVLGGVTVRF, from the coding sequence ATGACCGCAGCCCGGAAGGTCCTGATGGCTTCCTTGATCGGGCTCGCTCTGAGCGCAACCGCGCTCGCCGAGACCGAGTCGCCTGTCACCGAGCTTGCCGGCTTCGTCGGCGACGAGCAGGGCCAGCCCCTCGTCGGGGCGATCGTCTCGTTGTTCGGCCACAATCTCGTTCTCGGTGCCCGCACCGCGATTACGGACGAGGAGGGGCGGTTCTCTCTCGCTGGCATTCCACCTGGGCTCTATCGCCTGCGAGCTTACCTCCAGGGGTTCTTCCCTTCGCCGTTTACGAAAGTGGTGGTCGAGGAAGGCGCGGAGGAGGTGGGCTCGATCCTGATGAGTCTTTCGTCGACCCAGGACGAGCCAACGGTTCACGTCGAAGCGAACGAAGAGCGCACCTTGGCGGAACTCAAGTGGATCCTTCAGCACGCTGATCGGAACATCCTCAGGGAAGAGGATCGGTGGATTCCCGTCACCACATTGGAGACGCGGGGCGACTCGTACGAACCGGCGTTTTCCTTCAGCGGTGAGCTCGGCGTGCGAGCCGCCGATTTCGAACAGGGACTCTCCGAGTTTCCCGGGGCCGGGGCTGGGCTGGATGCACGGCTCGCGTACGCACGGCTGTTCATTCCCACCGGAGGGGACGGGCACTGGTTCGTCAGCGCCCAACTCCTCGAATCGGCACTTTCCTCCTGGGCGGGCCGGGCGGAGTACGTAACGGGAGAGCTCTCCGGGCACCGCGTCGCCGGTGGCGTGAGCTATGGCAACTATCTCTACGGCGATGTGCAGGGGTTTCGTCCGCCGGAGGCCGGCCTCATCAAAGGGGTTTCGACAACCGGCACGACCGAGTGGTTCGGCAGCCTCTACGCATCGGATACCTTTCTCCTGGGCTCGACCTCGGTGTCGACGAATCTTTCCTACCAGCATTTCGATTATCTGGATACCTCTGGCTACTGGTCGCCGCGGATCGAAGTCACCCGGCCCATCCTGGGCGAGACGACCGTGCTTCGCGGCAAGGTGGATTATCACATCCAAGCACCGGGAGGCGAGGACATCGGCCTCCTGTCCCAGGTGGCGTACTCCGACGTGTATGGGCCGGTGCCGGCGAATCGGGGCCTTCGCGCGGAAAGGACGGCTCGCTTCGAGGTCGGCCTCGAGCAGCAGCTCTCGGAGCGCACACGTGTCGCCGTGAGGCTCTTCGAAGAGGACGCGGAAGCTCAGCTCGTCAAGACGTTTACGGAGAGTGGAGCGGGGTCCGGCGGAGGTCACTTTCGAGTCTCGAATCGGGGTGACTTCCAGACCCGGGGCATCGGCGTGTCCTTGTTTCAGAATCTGGGCGAGATGGAAGGGACCGTCGGTTACACGTTCGGACGCGCGCAGAGTCTGTCGACCCTTCCCGGCGACGAGGCCTTTGGCTTCGCTTCGGGAGAGGACATCCACGACGTGACGACCACCCTGGCGACTTCGATCGAGCGCACGCGGACGCGACTGCACGCGGCGTACCGGGTCATCGCCCACCCCAAGATCGCGACGCTCCGGAAAGGTTTCACACCGGGACGCGAGCTGGATACCCGTTTCAGCGTCCAGGTCTACCAGCTGCTGCCGTTCGTCGGGTGGAACGGAACGCGTTGGGAGCTCATGGTCGCGGTGCGCAATCTTTTCTACGAAGACCTGGAGAAGTCGTCCCTGCTGGACGAGTTCGCAGTCATCGACGCCCCCCGGCGCGTTCTCGGGGGCGTCACCGTTCGTTTCTGA
- the eno gene encoding phosphopyruvate hydratase, giving the protein MNTDILAIEARQILDSRGNPTVEADVILDDGSLGRAAVPSGASTGEHEAIELRDGDESVFKGKGVTRAVRHILDEIAPELVGEDATEQVLVDRLLIELDGTSNKARLGANAILAVSLATARAAAESLGLPLYRYLGGPLATTLPVPLMNVVNGGAHASNNLDIQEFMIVPAGFSSFSEAFRAGAETFQELKAILTRKKLATAVGDEGGFAPDLETSEKAIELLLAAIEGAGYRPGEEIFIALDVAASELFDSGSYAMKKSGEARKSSEELIDLYARWVERYPIVSIEDGLDENDWTGWKALTERLGNRVQLVGDDLFVTNGTRLQRGIEEGAGNSILIKLNQIGTLTETLEVVEAAHRHGYTSVVSHRSGETEDTTIADLAVASRSGQIKTGSCSRSDRVAKYNQLLRIEEELADIAGYASKNAFKSFLRRPRS; this is encoded by the coding sequence ATGAACACCGATATCCTGGCCATCGAGGCGCGTCAGATCCTGGACTCACGAGGGAATCCGACAGTCGAGGCCGACGTGATTCTCGACGACGGAAGCCTCGGCCGCGCGGCCGTGCCGTCAGGAGCCTCGACCGGCGAGCACGAGGCCATCGAGCTGCGCGACGGCGACGAGAGCGTTTTCAAGGGCAAAGGGGTCACCCGAGCCGTCCGCCATATCCTCGACGAGATTGCCCCCGAGCTCGTCGGCGAGGACGCGACCGAGCAAGTCCTCGTGGACCGTCTTCTCATCGAGCTCGACGGAACTTCGAACAAGGCGCGGCTCGGCGCCAACGCCATCCTCGCCGTCTCCCTTGCGACCGCCCGGGCCGCGGCGGAAAGCCTCGGCTTGCCACTCTACCGCTACCTCGGCGGACCCCTGGCCACGACGCTCCCCGTCCCGCTGATGAACGTCGTGAACGGCGGGGCCCACGCGAGCAACAATCTGGACATTCAGGAGTTCATGATCGTGCCCGCGGGCTTTTCGAGCTTCAGCGAGGCCTTTCGCGCGGGGGCGGAGACCTTCCAGGAGCTGAAAGCCATTCTCACGCGGAAGAAGCTCGCCACCGCCGTTGGCGACGAGGGGGGATTCGCACCCGATCTGGAAACGAGCGAGAAGGCAATCGAGCTCCTGCTCGCCGCAATCGAAGGAGCCGGCTATCGGCCCGGCGAGGAGATATTCATCGCACTCGACGTGGCGGCGAGCGAGCTCTTCGATTCCGGCTCGTACGCCATGAAGAAGTCGGGCGAAGCTCGAAAGTCTTCCGAGGAGCTCATCGATCTGTACGCCCGATGGGTCGAGCGCTATCCCATCGTCTCCATCGAGGACGGGCTCGACGAGAACGACTGGACCGGCTGGAAGGCGCTGACCGAAAGGCTCGGTAACAGAGTCCAGCTCGTGGGCGACGATCTGTTCGTCACCAACGGCACCCGTCTCCAACGCGGCATCGAGGAGGGAGCGGGGAACTCGATTCTAATCAAGCTCAATCAAATCGGAACGCTGACCGAGACCCTGGAGGTCGTGGAGGCGGCCCACCGCCACGGGTACACGAGCGTCGTCTCCCACCGCTCGGGCGAGACGGAAGACACGACGATCGCGGACCTCGCCGTGGCGAGCCGGAGCGGACAGATCAAGACGGGATCTTGCAGTCGGAGCGACCGCGTCGCGAAGTACAACCAGCTTCTGCGTATCGAGGAGGAGCTCGCGGATATCGCCGGCTACGCGTCGAAAAACGCGTTCAAATCGTTTCTTCGTCGACCGCGATCTTGA
- a CDS encoding ABC transporter ATP-binding protein yields MSIVKASALTVRYGRHEALSHLELEIPRGVTGLLGPNGAGKSTLLKTLLGFLRPSAGTLSVLGVPAPEARSAELRTRLGYFPERSVLVPGMSAVDTVALAGELGGLRRTDALERAHEALWFTGLGDARYRLVEEFSTGMKQRTKLACALVHDPDLLLLDEPTSGLDPSGRRQMLELVRVIGGAGISVILSTHLLNDVEQVSDGVVLLDRGRLVLEGQLSSLRQPTGWVFDLRVRETRPGAFSERLREHGIQSTEDRDGLLRVELNGAATRPLFELAHLAGAEIRHLKRHERNLKDTLTTALDQSTHAG; encoded by the coding sequence ATGTCAATCGTCAAAGCCAGTGCTCTCACGGTTCGCTACGGAAGACACGAAGCGCTCTCCCATCTGGAACTGGAGATCCCCCGAGGCGTAACCGGTCTTTTGGGCCCGAACGGCGCGGGGAAGAGCACGCTGCTCAAGACACTTCTCGGCTTCTTGCGACCGAGCGCGGGAACGCTGTCGGTGCTGGGCGTGCCGGCACCAGAGGCAAGGAGCGCCGAGCTCCGGACGCGCCTCGGTTACTTTCCCGAGCGTTCGGTGTTGGTACCCGGCATGAGCGCCGTCGACACCGTCGCCCTCGCGGGAGAGCTCGGAGGCCTCAGGCGCACGGACGCACTCGAGAGGGCCCACGAAGCGCTCTGGTTCACCGGGCTCGGCGACGCACGCTATCGCCTGGTGGAGGAGTTCTCCACGGGTATGAAGCAGCGAACGAAGCTGGCCTGTGCTCTGGTTCACGATCCCGACCTTCTGCTTCTCGACGAGCCGACCAGCGGGCTCGACCCTTCCGGCCGACGGCAGATGCTCGAGCTGGTTCGCGTCATCGGCGGCGCCGGTATCTCGGTGATCTTGTCGACGCATTTGTTGAACGACGTGGAGCAGGTCTCCGACGGGGTCGTCTTGCTCGACCGCGGTCGTCTGGTGCTCGAGGGACAGCTTTCTAGCCTGCGACAACCGACCGGGTGGGTCTTCGACCTCCGCGTGAGGGAAACCCGGCCTGGGGCGTTCAGCGAACGGCTGCGAGAGCACGGAATCCAGAGTACCGAGGATCGTGACGGCCTCCTTCGCGTGGAGCTGAACGGCGCCGCCACGCGGCCGCTATTCGAGCTCGCCCACCTGGCCGGAGCCGAGATCCGTCATCTGAAACGACACGAACGCAATCTGAAGGACACCCTCACCACCGCTCTCGACCAGAGCACCCACGCGGGCTGA